Within Alphaproteobacteria bacterium, the genomic segment GGCCGCCGCGCTTGCCTACGGCATGGAAAAAAAGGGCCAGGGCAAGATCGCGGTTTATGACCTTGGCGGCGGCACGTTCGACGTTTCGATCCTTGAGATCAGCGAAGGCGTGTATGAGGTGAAATCGACCAACGGCGATACCTTCCTCGGCGGCGAAGATTTCGATAACCGCATCATCGATTTTCTGGCAGACGAGTTCAAAAAGGAACAGAGCATCGATCTGCGCCAGGACAGGCTGGCGTTGCAACGTTTGAAGGAAGCGGCCGAGAAGGCGAAGATCGAGCTTTCGACGCAGTTGCAGACCGAAGTGAACCTGCCCTTTATCACCGCCGACGCTTCGGGGCCGAAGCATCTGAGCGTGAAGCTCACGCGCGCCAAGCTGGAAGCGCTGGTGGGCGAACTGATCGCCCGCACCAAGGGCCCGTGCGAAAAAGCGCTGAAGGATGCCGATCTGAAGCCTTCGGATATCGACGAGGTGATTTTGGTCGGCGGCATGACGCGCATGCCCAAGGTGATCGAAACGGTGAAGGAAATTTTCGGCAAGGAACCCCATCGCGGCGTGAACCCGGACGAGGTGGTCGCCATCGGTGCCGCCATTCAGGGCGGCGTGCTGAAGGGCGAGGTGAAGGACGTTCTGTTGCTCGATGTTACCCCGCTTTCGCTGGGCATCGAAACGCTTGGCGGCGTGTTCACGCGCCTGATCGATCGCAACACCACGATCCCGACCAAGAAAAGCCAGGTGTTTTCGACCGCCGAGGACAGCCAGAATGCGGTGACGATCCGGGTGTTCCAGGGCGAACGCGAAATGGCGGCCGATAACAAGCTTTTGGGGCAATTCGATCTTGTCGGTATCCCGCCCGCGCCGCGCGGCGTGCCGCAGATCGAGGTGACGTTCGATATCGACGCCAACGGCATCGTGCATGTGGCGGCAAAGGACAAGGCCACGAACAAGGAACAGACGATCCGCATTCAGGCTTCGGGCGGCCTTTCGGACAGCGAGATCGACAAGATGGTCAAGGAGGCCGAGGCGAACGCGGAAGGCGACAAGAAGCGCCGCGAGAGCATCGAGGCCCGGAACCATGCCGACGCGTTGATCCACAGCACCGAAAAGACGCTTGCGGACGCGGGCGACAAGGTGAGCGCCGAGGACAAGAGTGCGATCGAAGCGGCAACGGCCGATCTGAAGGCCGTGCTCGACAGCGGCGAGGCCGATACCATCCGCAGCAAGACAGACGCGCTGGCGCAGGCTTCGATGAAGCTCGGCGAGGCCATGTACAAGCAGCAGCAGGAAGCGGGCGCCGAAGGCACGGCACCCGCCGGTGATGGCGCGGCCAAGCAGGGCGAGGAGCAGGTTGTGGACGCCGAATTTTCCGAAGTGGGCGGCGACGACGGCAAGCAAAGCAAATCCGCCTGATTGACGGAGAGTGCGCATGACGCAGGCGCGTAACACCGGGCGCAACCCCGATGCAGGCTTGGCATGAAAGTTTGCTATTACCAGACGCTTGGCATCGCCAAGGACGTGGATACGGCCGAAATAAAAAAGGCCTACCGCAAGCTGGCGATGCAGTTCCATCCGGACAAGAACCCGGGCGACAAGGCGGCGGAATCCAAGTTCAAGGAAATCAACGAAGCCTATGCGGTCTTGCAGGACGGCGAAAAGCGCGCCGCCTATGACCGGTTCGGCCATGCCGCGTTCGAACAAGGCGGCCCCGGCGGTTTCGGCGGCGCAGGTTTCGGCGGCTTCGATTTTGCCACCGGCTTTGCCGATATTTTCGACGAGATGTTCGGCGATATCATGGGCGGCGCGCGGGGGCGCGCCGGGCAGGGGCGCGGCGCCGATCTGCGCCACGATTTGCCGCTGACGCTTGAGGAAGCCTTTGCCGGCGTGGAAAAGGTTATCAACGTCGTTTCCTCGATCAGCTGCGAAAGCTGCGCCGGCACCGGCGCAAAACCGGGCAGCGGCGCGAGCGATTGCACGACCTGCAACGGCCGGGGCCGCGTGCGCGCGCAGCAGGGCTTTTTTACGATCGAGCGCGCCTGCGCCAGCTGCGCCGGACAGGGGCAGGTGATCAAGGATCCGTGCCGCAATTGCGCCGGGCAGGGCCGCGTGCGGAACGAACGCAAACTTTCCGTCAACGTGCCGGCGGGCGTGGAAGACGGCACGCGCATCCGCCTTTCGGGCGAGGGCGAGGCCGGCATGCGCGGCAACCAGCCGGGCGATCTTTATGTGATCCTTACCATCGACCCGCACAAATCATATCAGCGCGAAGGCGCCAACCTGTTTTGCCGCGTGCCGGTTGCAATGACTTCGGCGGCGCTTGGCGGGGCCGTGAACGTGCCGCTGATCGAGGGCGGGGAGATGGAAATCAAGATCGAGCCCGGCACGCAGCCGGGGCAGCAAATGCGCCTGCGCCAGAAGGGCATGAGCGTTTTGCGTACCGCCACGCGCGGCGATCTTTATGTCGAGCTCGCGGTCGAAACGCCTGTCAAGCTGAGCAAGCGGCAAAAAGAGCTGCTTGAGGAATTTGCGCGCGAGGGTGAAAAAGGCGGCGGCGGGATCGTCGGTAAAATCAAGGAAACGCTGCGGAAGTAGCTATCGCTTTGTTATATAAGTATATTTCTTTCTTCTCACACGAATTTTGTGTTTTTGTACACGAATTTTGTGTTACATTGTCCCTGCCAGCCGAGAGAGGGTTTGCCAACGCGAGCTCCAGTCTTCAATGACCTTGGTTGGCATTTTTTATGGAAATTCCTTAGAAAAGGTCCAAGGCTTGGCTGCATTCAATTTATACCTAGCCTTGTAAAAATAAACCTTGCCCTTTGGCGCTTCTACGTCATCCAGCCATGTGTTAAAAACCAAGGCCGGGCTGCTTTTCTTGGCTGTCTCAAACAAGCTGGATAATTCATCATGTGCTATGAAGGATTTGTTGAGAATAAAACAAAGAACATCGCACAGCTGAACAATATAATTATTGTTCGATTTTACAAAGTGAACTGAGTCGATGATTTTCTCTATGGGAATTTTCTTGTATCCGAAATCCGTTCCCAGCTGCTTGTATCGATCCAGATCATCAATGAGCCGTTGTTCAAATTCCTGATTTTCGTCGGCAATGAGCAGCCCGTGTACATCCAATTGCTTGAGGCGCTCTTCCGCCTTTTCAACAAGAAGGGTAAAAGCTGTTTGATGAATGTGGGGCCGGGCAAAATATTTGCATTTCTTGATGCAAACATAGCCTACGGCCATGTCTTCAAAGGAAATTGCAAGGTCTATGAGCTCATCGAAAAGCTTAAAGCTTTTGTTGGCGTCAATGTTTTTAAAATATCTGCCCTTGCGCCCATATATATTTGCGCCGTGAAATTCAAAATCAGTGTTGCGCGCTTACGGGCCAAAATATTTCTCGGCTACGCTGCGTATTGCATTTTCAATCAAACATACCTTGTCTGGGGGCACCATAAGGGCGGTCAAAACAAGGTATGGCTGATGTTGGTCTTTTAGATTAAGGCCAGTGTTGCCGGATTCATCAACATAGATAAGCCGCATATTATTCTTACGCCGCTTCTTTCGCGAACAGATCCGGTTTCACGCAATCCGCGCCTTCCGCCGCAAGCAGCGCGCGCTTCATGGGCAGGCCCCAGCCGAAGCCGTGCAGGCCGCCGTCGCTGCCGATCACGCGGTGACAGGGGATGATCACCGAAACCGGGTTCGAGCCCACGGCGGTGCCGACGGCGCGCACGGCCTTCGGCTTGCCCACGCGCCGCGCGATATCGGCATAAGACACGGTTTGCCCGTGCGGGATTTTCGCCAGGGCCTTCCACACAGCCGTTTGGAACGGCGTGCCGTGCAGCGCAACCGCGAGCTTCCACGGCGCTTTTCGCGGCGCGAACAAACGCCGCACAATCGCGCCCGCCCCCGCCGCTTGCGCGCCGGTTTGTTCCGCAAATTCGGTGGCGGCCCCGTAGGCCTTGCGCCAATGCCCGAGCCGCGCCTCAAGCGCTTCGCGGAAGGCGGTTTGCGTGTTTTTCCCGGGTAAAACGAAATCGAGCCGGAGAAGCCTTTCGGCTTCGTCCAGCCCGATGAGCATTCCTGCGGCTGCCTTCTCCGGCAAAACCGGGAATGCTAAGGGATGGCAGCTCCACCGCACCAGGCGCGGTGGCTTTTGCGCGACAGTGATTTCTAATCCCGTCGGACAATTGACAACCTGCGGAGCTGCCATCGACTTCATCATATCATATCCCTTCATTCCGGCTGCAAAAAAGCGCACAAGATGATTGCGTTATTGGGTTATATTATTATGAGTCGGGGCCAAATGGAAAGCACGATCAGAAACTTGCGTGATGCATCCGCAAGCATACATCAAAGGACGCCCGCCAAGCATCTGAAGGCGTTGTAAAAGCCGGGGAATGACAAAAAAATGCCAATGAAACCGGCCGCCATTAACGAATTTTTTGCGCGCCTCGCGGCGCAAAAACCCGCGCCGAAGACCGAGCTTGAATACGTGAACACCTTCACGCTGCTGGTCGCGGTCGTGCTTTCGGCGCAAGCGACCGATGTGGGCGTGAACAAGGCGACGCGTACGCTGTTCAAGGTTGCGGACAGCCCGGAAAAAATGTTGCGGCTCGGCGAGGCGGGTTTAAAAAAATACATCAAGACCATCGGCCTGTTCAACGCCAAGGCGAAGAACATCATCGCGCTTTCGAAAATATTGCACGAACATCACGGCGGCGAGGTACCGCGCCCGCGCGAAGCCTTGCAGGAACTTCCCGGCGTCGGCCGCAAGACCGCGAACGTGGTTTTGAACTGTGCTTTCGGCGAACCGACCATCGCGGTCGATACCCATGTGTTCCGGGTGGCCAACCGCACCGGGATCGCGCCGGGCAAAACACCGGAAGCGGTCGAGCAAAAGTTGCTGCGGGCCGTGCCCGCGCGCTGGAAGCCGCATGCCCATCACTGGCTGATTTTGCACGGGCGCTATGTGTGCAAGGCCAGAAAGCCCGCATGCCCCGATTGCATTGTGCGCGATTTGTGTGCATATAAACTCAAAACCTGAACCGCGTGAGGATAAAATGACCGAGAAATACGACGTTTGCGCCATCGGCAACGCCATTGTGGATGTGATATCGACCGCGGAAGATGTGTTCCTTGAGCGCGAAAAGATCGCCAAGGGCGCGATGATGCTGATCGACGCCGACCGTGCCGAAAGCCTGTATGCCAAGATGGGCACGGCGGTCGAATCTTCGGGCGGCAGCGCGGGCAACACCGCCGCCGGCCTCGCTTCGCTCGGTTCCGCCGCCAGCTTCATCGGCAAGGTGCGCGACGACCAGCTCGGTGCGATCTTCAGCCATGACATGCGCGCGATCGGCGTGCATTTCTCGACCCCGCCGGCGCAGGAAGGCCCCGCCACCGCACGCAGCCTTATCTTCGTGACCCCGGACGCGCAGCGCAGCATGAACACCTATCTTGGCGCTTGCGTCGAGTTCGGCGTGATCGATCTGCAGCCCGATTTGATCCGCGCTTCGGACATCACCTATCTTGAAGGCTATCTGTTCGACAAGCGCCCGGCGCAGGAAGCTTTCCGCGAAGCCGCGCGGCTCGCACGCAGCGCCGGGAAGAAAATGGCGCTGACGCTTTCCGATACTTTCTGCGTCGATCGCCACCGCGATGCTTTCCTCGCATTGGTGAAGGAAGGCACGGATATCCTGTTCGCCAATGAAAACGAGCTGAAATCGCTTTATCAGGTCAGCAGCTTCGAAGAAGGCCTGGCGGCGGCGCGGACGCAATGCGCGATGGTTGTCGGCACGCGCAGCGAAAAGGGCGCCGTGATCGCGGCGGGCGATGAAACCGCCGAGGTTGCAGCCGCTTCCTGCCCCAAGGTTGTCGATACCACGGGCGCGGGCGACCTGTTCGCGGCCGGGTTCCTGCACGGGCTTGGCCGCAAGTTGCCGCTTGCGGTTTGCGGCCGTATCGGCGCCATCG encodes:
- the dnaJ gene encoding molecular chaperone DnaJ encodes the protein MKVCYYQTLGIAKDVDTAEIKKAYRKLAMQFHPDKNPGDKAAESKFKEINEAYAVLQDGEKRAAYDRFGHAAFEQGGPGGFGGAGFGGFDFATGFADIFDEMFGDIMGGARGRAGQGRGADLRHDLPLTLEEAFAGVEKVINVVSSISCESCAGTGAKPGSGASDCTTCNGRGRVRAQQGFFTIERACASCAGQGQVIKDPCRNCAGQGRVRNERKLSVNVPAGVEDGTRIRLSGEGEAGMRGNQPGDLYVILTIDPHKSYQREGANLFCRVPVAMTSAALGGAVNVPLIEGGEMEIKIEPGTQPGQQMRLRQKGMSVLRTATRGDLYVELAVETPVKLSKRQKELLEEFAREGEKGGGGIVGKIKETLRK
- a CDS encoding DUF3800 domain-containing protein, with translation MYGRKGRYFKNIDANKSFKLFDELIDLAISFEDMAVGYVCIKKCKYFARPHIHQTAFTLLVEKAEERLKQLDVHGLLIADENQEFEQRLIDDLDRYKQLGTDFGYKKIPIEKIIDSVHFVKSNNNYIVQLCDVLCFILNKSFIAHDELSSLFETAKKSSPALVFNTWLDDVEAPKGKVYFYKARYKLNAAKPWTFSKEFP
- the nth gene encoding endonuclease III, yielding MKPAAINEFFARLAAQKPAPKTELEYVNTFTLLVAVVLSAQATDVGVNKATRTLFKVADSPEKMLRLGEAGLKKYIKTIGLFNAKAKNIIALSKILHEHHGGEVPRPREALQELPGVGRKTANVVLNCAFGEPTIAVDTHVFRVANRTGIAPGKTPEAVEQKLLRAVPARWKPHAHHWLILHGRYVCKARKPACPDCIVRDLCAYKLKT
- a CDS encoding methylated-DNA--[protein]-cysteine S-methyltransferase is translated as MLIGLDEAERLLRLDFVLPGKNTQTAFREALEARLGHWRKAYGAATEFAEQTGAQAAGAGAIVRRLFAPRKAPWKLAVALHGTPFQTAVWKALAKIPHGQTVSYADIARRVGKPKAVRAVGTAVGSNPVSVIIPCHRVIGSDGGLHGFGWGLPMKRALLAAEGADCVKPDLFAKEAA
- the dnaK gene encoding molecular chaperone DnaK, producing the protein MGKVIGIDLGTTNSCVAVMEGSSTKVIENTEGARTTPSIVAFSNAGERLVGQAAKRQAVTNSQNTVYAVKRLIGRPYSDPMVQKDLGLMPYKIVKHNNGDAWVDAGGKQYSPSEISAFILIKMKETAEAYLGEKVTQAVITVPAYFNDSQRQATKDAGKIAGLEVLRIINEPTAAALAYGMEKKGQGKIAVYDLGGGTFDVSILEISEGVYEVKSTNGDTFLGGEDFDNRIIDFLADEFKKEQSIDLRQDRLALQRLKEAAEKAKIELSTQLQTEVNLPFITADASGPKHLSVKLTRAKLEALVGELIARTKGPCEKALKDADLKPSDIDEVILVGGMTRMPKVIETVKEIFGKEPHRGVNPDEVVAIGAAIQGGVLKGEVKDVLLLDVTPLSLGIETLGGVFTRLIDRNTTIPTKKSQVFSTAEDSQNAVTIRVFQGEREMAADNKLLGQFDLVGIPPAPRGVPQIEVTFDIDANGIVHVAAKDKATNKEQTIRIQASGGLSDSEIDKMVKEAEANAEGDKKRRESIEARNHADALIHSTEKTLADAGDKVSAEDKSAIEAATADLKAVLDSGEADTIRSKTDALAQASMKLGEAMYKQQQEAGAEGTAPAGDGAAKQGEEQVVDAEFSEVGGDDGKQSKSA
- a CDS encoding adenosine kinase, with the protein product MTEKYDVCAIGNAIVDVISTAEDVFLEREKIAKGAMMLIDADRAESLYAKMGTAVESSGGSAGNTAAGLASLGSAASFIGKVRDDQLGAIFSHDMRAIGVHFSTPPAQEGPATARSLIFVTPDAQRSMNTYLGACVEFGVIDLQPDLIRASDITYLEGYLFDKRPAQEAFREAARLARSAGKKMALTLSDTFCVDRHRDAFLALVKEGTDILFANENELKSLYQVSSFEEGLAAARTQCAMVVGTRSEKGAVIAAGDETAEVAAASCPKVVDTTGAGDLFAAGFLHGLGRKLPLAVCGRIGAIAAAEVIGHVGPRPQTNLKRLVEQKLAESA
- a CDS encoding DUF3800 domain-containing protein, whose protein sequence is MRLIYVDESGNTGLNLKDQHQPYLVLTALMVPPDKVCLIENAIRSVAEKYFGP